The bacterium genome includes the window CCGCAATAAACGCCACGCGCCTCTCGTTCTAATTCATATATAAGTTCTATCGCTCGAATCTTTGGCGCGCCAGTTATAGAACCTGGAGGAAAAGTGGCTTTAAAGATGTCTGTTAATGACGTGCCCTCTTGAAGACATCCGGTGACATCACTCGTCATTTGGAACAGTGACGGGTAGCGTTCGATATGAAAGATTCGTGGTACCTCAATACTCCCTGTTGTGCTAATTCGCCCGAGATCGTTGCGCATCAGGTCCAAGATCATGAGGTTTTCTGCGCGGTTCTTTTCGTCATTCATTAAGTGAGATGCGATCTCGTTGTCTTCTGCAGACCATTTGCCTCGTCCGGCAGTGCCTTTCATTGGCCTGGAAATAATCTGTTTACCTTCGCGTTTCAAAAACAATTCAGGGGATAGAGATGCAATTTGATAATCGCCAGTGTTTATATAAGCGGAGAAACCTACACGGTGAGCGCGTCTTAATCGGGCGAAAAGCTGAAGGGCAGGCTTTTTATGATTGAAAAGAAGTTTGCATGTGTAGTTGATCTGATAGACATCGCCTTTCTCGATGTATTCCTTAATTTGTTGAACCCCTTCTAGGTACTCCTGTGAAGAGATGTTTAGATGGATATCTGATATGTCGTCTAAACCACTTTCATCACCGCAATCGACCTCGTCATAACCCGCTTCCTCACATTGATCATAAATTCCAAACCATACATAAGGTAATTGGAGTTGATGTCCAGGTGTTTTGCGCAGAGTTAAGTCCGTTCCTGCTTCATAAGCCACATAACCGGCAGCAAATTTTCCGCTTTTGAGATAGTGATCAACAAGCGCCAAGCAATCCAAAACTTCTTGCGGCGATTTAGCAACCACCATATTAATAGGATCGCGCAAGAAGTATGACCGACCGATTAAATTATCGACATCCCAATCATCTATTAAAATTATTCCGGGAGTATCTTTTAGTTGCATGTAAGCCATGATAGCTTCCGCTATTCCTTGTTCTCGATGTACTTCTCAACCATTTTTATGAAGTAGACATGTACGCGTGGGTCGTCGGTTAGCTCTGGGTGGAAGGAGGAGCCTAGCAAGTTGTTTTGTTGTACACAAACGATATTATTCTCAAAGGTGGC containing:
- a CDS encoding anthranilate synthase component I family protein is translated as MAYMQLKDTPGIILIDDWDVDNLIGRSYFLRDPINMVVAKSPQEVLDCLALVDHYLKSGKFAAGYVAYEAGTDLTLRKTPGHQLQLPYVWFGIYDQCEEAGYDEVDCGDESGLDDISDIHLNISSQEYLEGVQQIKEYIEKGDVYQINYTCKLLFNHKKPALQLFARLRRAHRVGFSAYINTGDYQIASLSPELFLKREGKQIISRPMKGTAGRGKWSAEDNEIASHLMNDEKNRAENLMILDLMRNDLGRISTTGSIEVPRIFHIERYPSLFQMTSDVTGCLQEGTSLTDIFKATFPPGSITGAPKIRAIELIYELEREARGVYCG